A single Nitrospirota bacterium DNA region contains:
- a CDS encoding DsbC family protein, which produces MIFLVLILLFFTIEPASAFQKDGCAGDCKGCHSLTQDEASILLTGFVKKVVKVEMSPVKGLWEVTVEANGKKLPVYIDFSKKYLVSGDIIKLATRESITRERIQDLNPVDVAKIPLGDALVMGRLTAKKRVIIFDDPDCSFCAKLHNELKKILEKRRDIVFYIKLFPLESHAKAYEKSKTILCEKSIKLLEDSFAGKEIPPPKCKTNQVDENIRLAKSLGINSTPTIVLQDGRVITGYRDADTLLRLIDSKKQD; this is translated from the coding sequence ATGATATTTCTGGTATTGATTCTTTTGTTTTTTACGATTGAACCTGCCTCTGCTTTCCAGAAAGATGGTTGTGCGGGTGATTGCAAGGGCTGCCACAGCCTTACCCAGGATGAGGCATCGATACTGCTTACAGGATTTGTGAAAAAGGTTGTAAAGGTAGAGATGAGCCCTGTAAAAGGTTTGTGGGAGGTTACTGTGGAGGCAAACGGCAAAAAGCTTCCTGTTTACATTGACTTTTCCAAGAAATACCTTGTCTCAGGAGATATTATAAAGCTCGCAACAAGGGAGAGTATAACCCGGGAAAGGATTCAGGATTTAAATCCAGTAGATGTCGCTAAGATACCATTAGGTGATGCTTTAGTGATGGGGAGGCTGACAGCAAAGAAGAGGGTAATTATTTTTGATGACCCGGATTGTTCTTTCTGTGCCAAGCTTCATAACGAGTTAAAGAAGATTCTTGAAAAGAGACGGGATATAGTATTTTATATAAAACTCTTTCCTCTTGAGAGCCACGCAAAGGCATATGAGAAATCAAAGACTATTTTGTGCGAAAAATCCATTAAGCTTCTTGAGGATAGTTTTGCAGGTAAAGAAATCCCTCCGCCAAAGTGCAAGACCAATCAGGTCGATGAAAACATCCGCCTTGCTAAAAGCCTCGGAATTAACTCTACGCCAACTATTGTGCTTCAGGATGGCAGGGTTATTACGGGTTATAGAGACGCTGATACCCTTCTGCGCCTTATTGATAGCAAAAAGCAGGATTGA
- a CDS encoding DedA family protein, protein MRYLKKLYDWVLHWAETPYGTPALFLLAFAESSFFPVPPDILLMALSLSIPKKAFKYAAVCTIGSVLGGAFGFFLGYQFWEIGKSILFNYVNEADFEAIRHYFQDYEAWAVGIAGFTPIPYKVFTISAGFFRVNFPIFVAASLVSRAYFGPSIKGFIDKYFNLLTFIFFALLILGFMAIKYAF, encoded by the coding sequence GTGCGCTATCTTAAAAAACTATATGACTGGGTTTTGCACTGGGCAGAAACCCCTTACGGGACTCCTGCTCTTTTCCTTCTTGCCTTTGCTGAGTCTTCTTTTTTTCCGGTGCCGCCTGACATCCTTCTCATGGCACTTTCACTTTCCATCCCAAAAAAGGCATTCAAATATGCAGCGGTGTGCACTATAGGGTCTGTCCTTGGAGGCGCCTTTGGCTTTTTCCTCGGATACCAGTTCTGGGAAATAGGAAAGTCAATCCTGTTTAATTATGTGAATGAGGCTGACTTTGAGGCCATAAGGCATTATTTTCAGGACTATGAAGCATGGGCTGTTGGCATTGCTGGCTTTACACCAATACCGTATAAGGTCTTCACAATATCAGCAGGTTTCTTCAGGGTTAATTTCCCGATTTTTGTTGCAGCATCTCTTGTGAGCAGGGCTTATTTCGGGCCCTCTATAAAGGGTTTTATAGATAAGTACTTTAATCTACTTACCTTTATATTTTTTGCACTGCTAATCCTCGGGTTTATGGCAATAAAATATGCGTTTTAG
- a CDS encoding AAA family ATPase, with protein MYEEFFGFGESPFGITPDPGFFYLSKEHEEALSNLLYGISSKRGFILLTGEIGTGKTTLSRYILNRLDQNTHSSLILNPVLSTTELLQAINQDFGLECKEKSPKLLIDSLNAFLFDSFSHGKNAVLLIDEAQNLRPEALEMIRLLSNLETEKKKLLQIVLIGQPELRDIIKSPGLTQLNQRIGLRYHLGPLDIEETEGYIKHRIKVAGGNESLFSKGAIKAVYEFSGGIPRLINLICDRALIAAYTSGENIVSHVSVKRAAGDLRESVAKPRQRFKFWVYGLTATVILLGAVYFGFNYFKSWTNLRFLKLKSETAATDFPSARIVQPAFFDSDGIFRVKDSEVASALTLLRCWGINEGSLYGVFDRGLGLQQIASIFGFRTFIVRPDDRRLMAINLPFIIKHKDRGYLVVKRIMGEEAVVLDSAAGKVVYNFEELIKNSNGETIIFWKGLDGGIDSSIRKIQELLRLEGLYKGNVDGIFGAMTINALRSFQDREGLNPTGQLNEETMVMLTRFLYKAPLLSSP; from the coding sequence ATGTATGAGGAGTTTTTTGGTTTCGGGGAATCCCCCTTTGGCATTACACCAGACCCGGGTTTTTTTTATTTAAGCAAAGAGCACGAGGAGGCCCTCAGCAATCTTCTATATGGAATATCCTCGAAAAGGGGTTTTATACTCCTTACAGGAGAAATCGGTACAGGGAAAACCACGCTTTCAAGATATATTCTGAATCGCCTTGACCAGAACACTCATAGTTCACTCATTCTCAACCCGGTACTTTCTACGACAGAACTCCTTCAGGCTATAAATCAGGACTTCGGCCTGGAGTGCAAGGAAAAATCTCCCAAATTACTTATTGATAGTTTAAATGCCTTTCTTTTTGATTCTTTTTCTCATGGAAAGAATGCTGTTTTGCTTATTGATGAGGCCCAGAATTTAAGACCCGAGGCCTTAGAGATGATAAGGCTCCTCTCCAATCTTGAGACAGAGAAGAAAAAGCTTTTGCAGATAGTTCTTATCGGCCAGCCTGAGCTCAGGGATATTATAAAATCACCTGGACTTACCCAGCTCAATCAGAGGATTGGACTCAGGTATCATCTGGGCCCTCTGGACATTGAGGAGACAGAGGGGTACATAAAACACAGGATAAAGGTTGCAGGCGGAAATGAGAGCCTTTTCTCAAAGGGCGCTATTAAAGCAGTATATGAATTTAGTGGCGGCATACCAAGGCTCATAAACCTGATATGCGACAGGGCGCTCATAGCAGCCTATACATCAGGTGAAAACATTGTTAGCCATGTATCTGTAAAGAGGGCTGCAGGGGATTTGCGTGAAAGCGTTGCAAAGCCCAGGCAGCGGTTTAAGTTCTGGGTTTATGGGCTTACTGCCACAGTTATTCTTCTTGGCGCTGTATATTTTGGTTTTAATTATTTCAAGTCCTGGACAAATCTCCGATTCTTAAAATTAAAATCTGAGACAGCCGCCACAGATTTTCCGTCAGCCAGGATTGTTCAACCGGCATTTTTTGATTCTGATGGCATCTTCAGGGTAAAAGATAGTGAAGTGGCCTCTGCATTGACTCTGCTTCGTTGCTGGGGCATCAACGAAGGATCACTTTATGGGGTTTTTGACAGGGGACTTGGGTTACAGCAAATAGCGTCTATTTTCGGGTTCAGGACTTTCATAGTCAGGCCAGATGATAGGAGACTGATGGCCATAAATCTACCGTTTATTATTAAACATAAAGACAGAGGGTATCTTGTCGTTAAAAGGATTATGGGCGAGGAGGCAGTTGTCCTTGACTCTGCTGCTGGCAAGGTAGTGTATAATTTTGAAGAGCTAATCAAAAATTCCAATGGAGAGACAATAATTTTCTGGAAGGGACTCGATGGAGGGATTGACAGCAGTATTCGAAAGATTCAGGAACTTCTTAGATTAGAGGGTTTGTATAAAGGAAATGTGGATGGAATTTTCGGGGCCATGACAATAAATGCCCTCAGGTCTTTTCAAGACAGGGAAGGGCTAAATCCTACAGGACAGCTCAATGAGGAGACGATGGTCATGCTCACAAGGTTTTTATATAAAGCCCCTCTCTTGAGCAGCCCTTGA
- the dksA gene encoding RNA polymerase-binding protein DksA codes for MEKKLSPTEKKLLEIKKKLLGQKEALLAEAGEALNALPGEINFPDMGDQATAETDRNFMLRLRGRERTLLKKIDEAIERLDSGTFGICEECGEAIDIRRLDARPVTTLCINCKTQQEEEERIKEGV; via the coding sequence ATGGAAAAGAAGCTTTCCCCCACGGAGAAAAAACTCCTGGAGATAAAAAAGAAACTCTTGGGTCAGAAAGAAGCCCTGCTCGCAGAGGCTGGAGAGGCGCTGAATGCCCTGCCAGGTGAAATAAACTTTCCTGATATGGGGGATCAGGCAACAGCCGAGACTGACAGAAATTTCATGTTGCGGCTGAGAGGCAGGGAAAGAACACTCCTGAAAAAGATTGATGAGGCCATTGAGAGGCTCGACAGCGGAACCTTTGGAATCTGTGAAGAATGCGGCGAGGCAATTGACATACGGAGACTCGATGCAAGGCCTGTAACAACACTCTGCATAAACTGTAAGACCCAACAGGAGGAAGAAGAAAGGATAAAAGAAGGGGTTTAA
- a CDS encoding ABC transporter permease, whose product MLSKIAIVLLLVIAASSISAPLLTPYDPLKIDLYNLKKPPSLEHPFGTDNKGRDVLSRVLYGGRFSLGISLFAGVLSLFVGLCIGLLSGYYGGKIDMAFMMVVDLVLAFPSLLLAIGISVLLPPGVYTVIIAISLVGWASFARLIRGYVLRLKESPFIDAARAIGCTNRRILIKHILPNCLPLSFVVLGVKLGGYILTESALSFLGLGVQPPMPSWGSMISLNRVYITSAPAMVIFSGLAIVLTAFCFNVIGDALRDKWEIRSEK is encoded by the coding sequence GTGCTAAGTAAAATTGCAATAGTCTTACTTTTAGTAATAGCCGCTTCTTCTATTTCTGCGCCCCTTCTCACACCATATGACCCGTTAAAAATAGACCTCTATAACCTTAAAAAACCGCCAAGCCTCGAGCACCCATTCGGGACAGACAACAAAGGCAGAGATGTCCTCAGCAGGGTTCTCTATGGCGGAAGATTCTCACTCGGTATTTCTTTGTTCGCAGGGGTTCTTTCCCTTTTTGTGGGACTCTGTATAGGTCTCTTATCGGGTTATTACGGGGGAAAGATTGACATGGCCTTTATGATGGTGGTTGACCTGGTCCTTGCCTTTCCATCCCTGCTCCTTGCAATTGGAATATCCGTCCTTCTTCCACCTGGAGTATACACGGTCATTATAGCGATCAGCCTTGTTGGCTGGGCCTCATTTGCGAGACTTATAAGGGGATATGTATTAAGACTCAAAGAGTCGCCATTTATAGATGCGGCCAGGGCAATAGGTTGCACAAACAGGCGGATCCTTATAAAACACATACTGCCCAATTGTTTACCTCTGTCTTTTGTTGTTCTTGGGGTCAAATTGGGTGGTTATATACTTACCGAGTCTGCCCTGAGCTTTCTCGGTCTCGGGGTACAGCCCCCGATGCCTTCATGGGGCTCAATGATAAGTTTAAACAGGGTCTATATCACATCTGCTCCAGCGATGGTAATTTTTTCAGGTCTTGCCATAGTGCTGACAGCGTTCTGTTTCAATGTAATCGGAGATGCTTTAAGGGATAAATGGGAAATAAGAAGTGAGAAGTAA